In Deltaproteobacteria bacterium, the sequence AGATCGGCGCGGTGTACTTCGACGACGAGGTGATCTTCGAGACCGGCTCGTTCACGCCGGTGCTATTGCAGCTCCTGTCCGATCTGTACGGCCCGGAATTGTCGACCAACGTCCTCCGGGCCGAGAACAAGAATATCCGCCGCAGCGGGGCGCTGGCGCTTGGCGCGACCAAGGATGGCGCGGTCGCGGATTCGCTGCTGCGCCTGTTCCACGACAAGGAACCGATCGTGAAGGAAGCCGCCGTCGCCGCGCTGGTGATGGTGGGGCAGCCGGCGGTCGCGCCGCTCAAGGAAGCGCTCAAGGACAAGGATATGGTCGTTCGCCGTCGCGCGGCGGTCGCGCTCATCCAGATCGGCGATCCGGGTTCGATGGAGACGTGGATCGACGCCCTGCGCGACGAGGACCCGGCCGTGAAGAAGTCCGCGGCCGAAGCCCTCGTGAAGGCGGGGCCGGCGGTGGTCGATCAGCTCATCGCGAGTCTCGGCGACAAGAACAAGTATTTCCGCCGCGACGTGGCGAGCGTGCTGGGTGGCATCAAGGACCCGAAGGCGCTCGCGCCGCTCATGGCGCAGTGGAAGGATATCGATTTCAATCTGGCCAAGGACGCCGCCGACGCCGTGGCCAACTACGGCGACGCGTGCATTCCGGCCGTGACGGCCGCCGCGAAGGACAAAAGCGCGCCGATGCGCAAGTATGCCGTGTACACGCTCGGTGTCATGAAGCACGCGCCGTCGCTCGACCTCATGCTCTCCCTCGCGAAGGACAAGGACATCGAGGTGCGTGCGTCCGCGATCACCGCGCTGGCGACGCTCGGTGACCCGAAGGGCATCGCGGTGGTGAAAGAAGCCGTGAAGGATAAGGCGCCCCTCGTCGCTCACACCGCCGAGGACGCCCTGGCGAAGCTTCCTCCGGCGCCCGCCGCCGCTCCGGCCAAGTGAGCGGCCGCGCGAAACGCCCGCCCATCATCAACGAACAAAGCCGGCCGCGTGGCCGGCTTTGATTTTTTCGGATTGGAGATCGGTTACTGCCGGCGCCAGGCCGCCACGATGACGTTGTTGGCGCACTGGATCTTGATGTCGCCGTAGATATGCACGCCGGGGTTGTTGTGACATTTGAGTTGCAGCGACGCGATCGGTCCCGCCACCGCAGTCACCACCCACTCGCCCGACACGCTCGGTCCGGTCGGCGCGGCTTCTTTCTTGGCGATGGGCGCCACCGCGACCGGTGGGGGCCCGGAGCTTTTCGCGCGCCCGCCGCCGCCGCCGATGGAACCGACCTGAATGCCGCCGCCACCGCCGCCGCCGCCGCCGCCACCACGGCCGGTGCCGACGCCGCCGAGGAACACGTTGGCCACGTCGGGGCCGTCGCCGGTGCCCGAGCCCTTGCCCGATCCTCGACCGCCGCCCAGGCCGCTGCCGATGTTGACGGAGATCGATCCTTCGCCGGAGGAACTGATGCCGATGCCGCCTTTGCGCCCGGAACCGATGGCGATCATTTTCGCCTCGGGACCGTCCGCTCCCGCCCCCGCGCCCTTACGTCCGGTGTTCAGGTTGGCAATCATCGGTTCGTTGCTGTTGGAAGTGAGGCTTCGGTCCATTTTGCCGATGCTCACGATTTCCGTGGTCGGCTTTTCCCGCGTCGTGTTGAACACCGCGATCGGTTTGATTTCCGGCGGTTTTTCCTTAACGACTTCCTTGATCGACTTTTCTTCTTCCGGTGGAGGCGTCGCCTCGTTCAATTTGCGCGTGAGTTCCTTGAGTTTCTTCTCATCGGGCGTCGGCTGCGGAGGCTTCTCGTTGATGATGACCTGAACGATATAAGACTCTGTAACGGAGTGCTGGCCGAAACTGGTCAGCGCGGCCCACGCGACGCCGTGGAGGACCACGGAGCCGATGAGGGCTGCCTGGAAGAATCGCGTTCTCCGCGGAGGTTTGACATCGACGATCATCGAACCACCACTCCCCTAACCGCCCGTTTCGGGCCGATCCCTATCTTAGACCGCTTGGCGATCCGGAGCAACGAGTACCTTCGGCTCCGCCGCCCTACGTATCAGACCTGGCCGGGCTTCGCGTCGTCAGGCTGGACGTTGATCGCGAATCGCTTGCAGCCGAGTCGCCGAACCAGATCGACGATTTCGACGACCTTGCCGTGCATGACCTCCTTGTCCGCGGAAATCACCGCCTGGACGTCGGGGTCGTTTTTGAGCCGCTCCGAGAGCGCCGCCCACAGGGCCGCCTGATCGACCTCGTCGCCGTCCAGGTAGAGCTTGCCGTCCTTGGTTAGGACAACGGCGAAGTTCTCGGGTTCCGAGGGTTCTCCCGACGCCGCCTTGGGCAGTTCCACCTTGATCTGAGGCTCGACGATGAACGTCGCCGTGACCATGAAGATGATCAGCAGCACGAGGACGATGTCCACGAGCGGCGTCACGTTGATCGCGGTAATGGGTTCGTCTTCGTTTCCGGCTGCCGCGCCCATGTGTCAATCCTGTCCTTGCGTGCGTTTCGTCGATCGTGATCGCGTGCCGTCGGTCTTCAGGCCTGGGCCTGGGTGTACATCTTGTCCATCTTGTGCGCGCCGCTCTGATCGTCCTGCGGAACGCGTTTGGCGAACGCCATGACGATGTTGTGCGCCGAAATGGCGTCGTCCACGAGACCCTTGCCGCGCGCCTTGAAGTAGTTGAAAGCGACGACCGCGGGGATGGCGACCGCGAGACCGACCGCAGTGGCGATGAGCGCCTCGGAGATACCGGCCATGACCGTCTGAGGACCCTGCATGGTCGCCATGGCAAGGTCGTGGAACGCCTTGATGATGCCCATGACCGTTCCGAGCAGCCCGATGAAGGGGGCGTTGTTGCCGATCGTGCCGAGGATGATGAGCCGCTTGTCCAGACGGTTGCGCTCGATCACCGTGCGCCCGTCCATGAGTTCCGCCATCACGAACGGACCTTCGTGGAAGTTGAGCAGTCCTTCGCGCACGACGGCGGCCTTGATGCCGCGAACGCCATCCACGAGACGCAGCGCCGCTTTCACGTCGCCCTTGTCGAGGAGTTTCACGAGTTCGGCCTTGAAGCCCTCGCCCAGCGGATTTTCGCGGTGATACTGGATGTACTTCTCGATCGCGATCGCGAGCGACAGCACGCTCAGGAAAATCAGAATGTAGAGAATCGTGGTGTGCGACTGCATCGCGACGCCCATGAGCGCCTTTTCCATCGAGCTTCCACCCGGCGTCACGGCCACGGGGGCGACCGCGCTCGCGGCGGGGGTCGCGGCGGCGGCCACGGCGGCGGCGGCACCAGCGACAGCTTCGGCGGCACCGTCCGTCTGCGTCACAATCCACTGCGTGATCTGAGCGATATGCATGGGGACCCGACTCCTCGATGCGGTGGGGGCGATGATTTGACGTCCCCGAGGTTTTTCGTCTTCTCTGAAACAATGACAATCGGTTCGACCACGAACCGATCGGCGTTCTCGCTCCATGCGGCGCCTCGCGCGGCCATTCGTCCCGGCGCGGGGTCGCGGACTCCGATATTGTGTTTGTGCGCGTGCCGGGCGGGATGACGTCGTCCGTCGGCGAAAACACCGACTATCGTGTTCGCGAACGGGACGAACCTCCCCCTTCGGCCCACGCAAACTAATGGAAGAGACCGAACGCGTCAAGGGCCGTCGGGCGAAAATGACTGCATGGCAATTCGTGGTCAGATGTAGGTTTTTTGTGTGTCTTTTTCAGGACCTGCGTGACTTTTCCACGACCCGCGCGGCTTCGCGACCGCTATTCGGGGGCTTCGATTCCGTGATCGGCGAAGTACTCCTTGAGCTTCTTCAGGATCCGCGCCTCGATCTGTCGGACGCGCTCGCGCGTGACGCCGAACTGGTCCCCGATCTCCTGCAGGGTGGCCGGCGGATCGGCGATCATCCGTCGCCGGTAAATCTCCAGCTCTTTGTCCTTGAGCGTGGACTCGAAACCCCGAAGTGCCCGGTCGTAGATGTCTTCCATCTGGGCTCGTGAGATCCGCTCGTCCTGCAACAAATCCGGGGACGCCGTCTGGTCGCCCACGGTCGTGGACGTGTCGTCCGAGAGCGGCATGTCGAAGCTGATCTCCGGCCGCGACATGCGCGAGTCCATGTCGATCACGTCGCGCTCGCTCACGTCCAGTCGCTCCGCGAGCAGCTTGGTCGTCGGCACGAACCCCTGCGCTTCGAGTCGCTCTTTTTCTTTCTGGAGGCTGTAAAAAAGTTTGCGCTGCGCCTGCGTCGTCCCGATCTTGACCATGCGCCAGTTGTTCAGAATGAACCGCAGGATGTACGCCTTGATCCACCATGCCGCATAACTGGAGAGCTTGACGCCCCTGAATGGGTCGAACTTCGCGACCGCCTGCATCAGCCCGATATTGCCTTCCTGAATCAGGTCCATGACGTTGATGAAGGCGCGCTGAAAATCCATCGCGATCTTGACGACAAGGCGCAGGTTGCTCGTGATGAGCCGCGCGGCGGTCTCGGGATCGCCCGTTTGCCGATAGTGAACGGCGAGTTCGTATTCCTCGTCGCGCGTGAGCAGGGGATAACGCATGACCTCCGAGAGGTAGAGTGACAGCGCGCCGACCGGAACGACCGCCGTCGACCGGTCCGACTCGGTGCGTTCGGGCAGTTCCAGCGGGGCGGGCAATTCGGGTTCGTCGTCCTCATCGCCGAGGAGCACCACCGCGTCGTCGAAATCGTCTTCGCGTTCGTCCATGGTCCCCACGCGTTGGAACTTGACCTTCCGGGCGACCGACGATGCCGAAGTGGCCGCCTTTCGGGGTTCATGAATGTAATGCACGTTTGCCGCGATGTCACGATCCGCAATCAAGTTTCGCCGAGTCAGCGCGTCGCGAGCGCCCGGAAAGCCGGCGTGAGGGCGCCATGGAGCGACGTATAAGTGTCATGAAGATCGCGATACGCCGCGCGCCAGGAGTCCTCAGGTCCGTTCGTCTGCGTGGTCCTCACCGTTCGGTCGCAAGCCATGCCGACATCCTCGAAAACCCCCGCTCCGACTCCCGCGAGCAACGCCGCGCCGAACGACGCGCCGTGATGCGCCGCGAGCGTCACGACCGGCACGCCGAACTGCGTCGCGAGGATTTGCCGCCACAACGGTGAACGAGCCCCTCCGCCCGACACGCGGACGCTTGCGGTTGCGACACCCGCTCCACGAACGAGTTCCAGCCCATCGAGCAGACCGAATCCGACCCCTTCGAGCACGGCGCGCGTCAGGTGCGCCCGCGTGTGGCGCGCGGTGAGCCCGACGAACGCCCCGCGCGCGAGCGGGTCGGGATGCGGTGTGCGCTCGCCCGTCAGGTACGGAAGGAAGAGCAACCCGTCGGCGCCCGGCGGCACCTGCGCGGCTTCGGCGACCAGATCGTCATACGGATCGCGCCCCGCCGCGCGCGAGGTCGCAGCAAACTCGGCGCACAGCGCGTCGCGATACCACCGCAGGCTCCCGCCCGCCGAGAGCATCACGCCCATGACGTGCCACATGCCGGGAACCGCGTGGCAGAAGGCATGCAACCGCCCCTGCCCTTCGATGCGCGGCGCGGCGGTCGGCGCGAAGACGACGCCCGACGTGCCGATCGTCACGCACACGTCGCCCTCGTGCGCCAGCCCCGCTCCGATCGCCTGTGCGGCCTGATCTCCCGCGCCCGCCACCACGGGCGTTCCCGCGAGGAGCCCGGTCATGCGCGCGGCCTCGGACGTCACGGCGCCGATCACTTCGCACGACTCGGCGCAGTCCGGCGCGAGGGCCGGGTCGAGATCGAGATCGGCGAACATCTCGTCGCTCCAGACGCGTTTCGTCACGTCGAAGAGTGCCGTGCCGGATGCGTCGGAGACGTCCGCGGCGCGCATGCCTGTGAGCCGGTCGCGCACGTCGTCCTTGGGCAGCGCGAACGACGCCGCGCGCCGCCACACGTCGGGTTCGTGGTCGCGCACCCAGAGCATCTTGGGCGCGGTGAAGCCGGGCAGCATGGCGTTGCCCGTTCGCGCGAGCAGCGTGTCGAGCCCGAGCCGCGCGGTCACGGCGTCACATTGCGGCCCCGTGCGCTGGTCGTTCCACAGGATGGCGGGACGAAGAAGCTCGCCGTGCGCATCGCGCAGGACGAGGCCGTGCATCTGCCCCGCGAGACCAACGCCCGCGATGCGACCGGGCCTCGTGCCGGTGCGTTCGATCACCTCGCGCACACCCGCGAACGCCGCGCGCGCCCAGTCGTCGGGACTCTGCTCGGACCAGAGCGGCTGCGGGGAGTACGACGGATATTCGCGCACCGACTCGGCGACGACGTCGCCCGTCTCGTCCACCAGCACGACCTTTGCGCCCGAGGTGCCGATGTCGATGCCGATGAGCAGCGTGCCGGACAACTCGCACCCCGGTGAAGTCATCAGGCGTTCCGATGGAGTTCGGGCAGCGGACCGAGGCGATCGGGGTGCGCGGCGCGGGCGCGGATGAGATAAGCTTCGAGCCAGCCGCGCGCGCGATCGGGATGGTCGGTCGCAAAGAGGATCGCTTCGTGATCGAGACCGTTCACGCGGTCGTTCGCCGCGCGGATCGCATCCATGGAGTTTCGCACGGCACTCTCGGCGCTCATGCGCTCGGGGTTGATGTCGATGCCGAACCACCCTCGGTAACCGTGCATCTTGAGCACGTAGAGCGCGGCCTCGAACTGTTCGGGCGATACGACGCCGACGTTCAGGTCCTGGTCGTAGTTGCCCAGCGGTTGCGAGTTCAGGTGCACGTGCGCGAGTCGGCCGTACTCGAGGACGAGGCTGAAGCTGTACGCGAGATCTTCGTGAGCCATCTGCATGTGGCCGATCTCGGGATTCATCGCCACCATCGCGTGGCCGTCGGCGAGACGCGCGCGGTGATCGGCGTGGCCGAGCAGCGACTCGGTCTTCATGCCCAGCAGCACGCCCTCGGCGGTGGTGCCGTAGATCTGATGCCCGCGCGGCTCATAGGGCTTGGGCTCGAACGCCACGCGCACGCCGGGGACCGCGTCCAGCGCCTCGGCGAGGCCGTAGGCGAAACGGTCGCGCATCGCGATGAAATCCTGCCCGAAGGGATTTTCGTAGCCGTCGATGCCGGCCCACACGATCATGAAATCGGTGTCGAGCTCCTTGTTGAAACGCAGCGCCTGCGCGGTGCGCTCGATCGCCTTTTTTCTCACATCCGGAATGGGCGACGAGAGCGAGCCGAACTCGAAATCGGAGTCGTAAAACAGGAGCGGGATGACCGTGACGATGCGCACGCCGGTGTCGCGCGAAAACGCGCGCCACAGGTCGAGGTTGGCCTCGTTGATCTCGTTCGGGTAGTGCGCCTCGATCCCGCCAAGGCCGTACGGGACCAGCCTCGCCGCGATCTCCAGACGCTGCTCGATCGAAAGATGCGCGCCGTAGGCGTCGTGAAAGCGCGACGACATCGGCGACAGAAACCAGACGCCGACTGAAAACCGCAGGTCGAGTTCGAACGCGCGCATGTGTGCGACGAGGTCTTCGCGGCTTCGGCGACACGTCTGGTTGCGCAGATCGACAAACGGCATGGCGTGCTCCTCTCACTCGCGGCGAATCGGTTCGCGAGGGCGTTTCAGAATCGCTTTGGATCGATCCTGTAAAAACGGCATGTGGCACAGCCGCCCCCGCCTGTGCGGGAGAAATGCACAGCCGGGGGCGGCTGTGCCACATGTTCAAATCGGATCCCGAATGACTTCTACGTGCGTCCGCACGCGGCGCGCAGCGCGATCGACACCTTCGACGACGGCGCATGGCCGAGCGCGTCGCAAATCGCCCACCCGGCGCGCGCGAGCGCGTCGAGGTCGACATGGGTCGCGATCCCGAGTCCGTTCATCAGATATACCACATCCTCGGTGGCGACGTTGCCGCCCGCGCCGGGCGCGTAGGGGCAACCGCCCAAACCCGCGACGGCGGCGTCGACCACGGTCACGCCGAAACGCAGGGCCTCGCAGATGTTTGCGAGCGCCTGCCCCCAGGTATCGTGGAAGTGCACGGCGACGCGCTCGACGAGCACGCGCGCGAGGACCGCTTCGAGCATGCGCGCGACGCTCGCCGGTGTGCCGACGCCGATCGTGTCGCCGAGCGAGATTTCTTCGCAGCCCAGATCGATCAGGCGCGCGGCGACGTCGGCCACGCGTGCGGGATCGACCGGGCCCTCATAGGGGCAGCCGACGACCGTGGAGAGGTACCCGCGTACGCGCACGCCCATCTCGAGCGCCTCGGGCACAAACGCCGCGAATCGATCGAGGCTCTCGTCGATGGAGCAATTGGTGTTCCTGCGGCAGAAACTCTCCGACGCCGCGGTGAAGATCGCGATGTGATCGACCCCGGCCTCGCGTGCATCGGCCCAGCCGCGTTCGTTGGGCACCAGCACGGGGTACGACACGCCGCTCGAGCGGTCGAGCGCGGCGAGCACCTGGGGCGTCCCCGCCATCTGCGGCACCCATCTGGGCGAAACGAAGCTGCCCGCCTCGATCTCCCGCAGCCCCGCATCCGCGAGCGCGCGGATCAGTTCTACGCGCGTCTCGACGGAAACCGGATTCGGCTCGTTCTGCAACCCGTCGCGCGGGCCGACCTCGACGATGCGCACGCGCGACGGCCACGGGTTCATTCGTTCGCCTCCGCGACGAGATCGACGAGCACGGCGTCCTCGTGCACCTGATCGCCCTCGGCGAAAAACACCTCGCGCACGACGCCCGACGCGTTCGAGCGTACCGTGTGTTCCATCTTCATCGCCTCGACGACGATGAGCGCGTCGCCGCGCTCCACCGCGTCGCCGGCGCGCACGAAGACCTTTTGCACGCGCCCCGGCATGGGCGAGACGATCCGCTCGCCGCCGCGCTCCGAATCGACTTCGACGTCGAGCAGATCGGACAGCAGCAGCCGGTGCGTGGAACTTGCCGTGATGACCGTGATCTCGTGGCCGTTCTGGACCACCGTGGCGCTCATGCGCGCGCCGCCCAGATCCGCGAGCAGGTCGCCGGAGGCGTCGAATTCGCCCGAAATGGCCAGCGACTCCTCGCCGAAATGCGCGACGAATCCCGACTCGACGAAACGGATCATCACCGCGACCTCGCGGCCCCAATCCCAAAAACGCAGCGTGTGTTCGTAATGTTCGTTGAGCCGCCAGCCGGTCGTCAGGTGCCACGGCGACCAGGGATCGCCGCTTTGCGCGGCGGCCTCGGCCGCGGCCTGCTCGCGACGCAGCAAGACAAATAGCGAGGCGAGCGCGAGCACGATGTTCGACGCGGGCTGCGTGGTGGGGAGCAACTCATCGCGGTGCGCGTCGATGAACGCGGTGTGCACGCGGCCCTCGCGAAACGCGGGGTGCGCGGCGAGCGCCGACAGAAAGGTCAGATTGGTCGTCACTCCGGCGATGCGGTAGTCCGCGAGGGCACGGCGCAGACGGCGCAGGGCCGAGCGCCGGTCGGCGTCCCAGACGATGAGCTTGGCGATCATGGGGTCGTAGTAAACGTCCACGCGGTCGCCTTCGCGCACGCCGGTGTCGACGCGCACGTGGGCGTTTTGCGCGGGCAGGCGGCAGTGGCGCAGTTCGCCGATCGACGGCAGGAATTCGTTGCGCGGGTCCTCGGCGTATACGCGCACCTCGATCGCGTGCCCGCGCTGAGCGATCTGGGCCTGCGCGACGGGCAACGGCTCGCCCGCGGCGACGCGGAGCTGCCACTCGACGAGATCGTACCCCGTCACCATTTCGGTGACGGGATGCTCGACCTGAAGCCGCGTGTTCATTTCGAGAAAATAAAAGTCGCCGCCGGCGTCGAGCATAAACTCGACCGTCCCCGCGCCGACGTAATCCACTGCGCGCGCAGCCGCCACCGCGGCGCTCGCGAGTTTGGCGCGAAGCTCCGGCGCGAGCCCCGGCGCGGGCGATTCCTCGATCACCTTTTGATGGCGTCGCTGCACGGAGCAGTCGCGCTCGAAGAGATGGACGACGTTGCCGTGCCGGTCGCCGAAGACCTGGATCTCGACGTGACGGCCCTCGGTGATGTAGCGCTCGAGCAGCACGCGGTCGTCGCCGAACGCGGAGGCCGCCTCGCGCCGGGCCGAATCGAGCGCCGCCGCGAAATCCTCCGCGCGATGCACGATACGCATGCCCTTGCCGCCGCCGCCCGCCGTTGCCTTGATCATCAGCGGATAGCCGACGGCCTCGGCGTGGCCCGCGAGCTCGCCGCCTTCCGTCGCGTCGCCGTGCCAGCCCGGCACGACCGGCACGCCCGCGCGTTCCATGAGCGCGCGCGCTTCGGATTTCGACGCCATCGCGCGGATCGCGGGGACGTCCGGCCCCACGAACGCAAACCCCGCGGCGACGCACGCCTCGGCGAATTCGGCGTTTTCGGCGAGGAAGCCGAAACCCGGATGAATCGCCTGCGCGCCCGCCCGCCGGGCCGCGTCGACCAATCGGTCGATGCGCAGGTAGCTGTCGCGCGGTTCCGGGCCGCCGATCGCGAACGCGTCGTCAGCTTGCTCGACGAAGGCGGCGTGGGCGTCCGCCGACGAATACACGGCGACCGTGCGCACCCCAAGTCGGCGGCAGGTGCGGATGATGCGGCAGGCGATCTCGCCGCGATTGGCGATGAGGACCGCGTCAAACATGTTTGCGCCAGGCGGGTTCCCGTTTTTCGAGAAACGCCTTCATGCCCTCCTGCGCCTCCACCGAGCCGCGAAGGTCGGCGATGAGTCCCGCGAGTTCCTCGCGCAGCGCCGGGTCGATCGGCGCATTCGCGACGCGCTCCACGAGTCGTTTGCCGAGGTTCTGCGCCACGGGGCCGCCGGCCGCCAGCGTGGCGGCAAGCCGGTCACGGCGCGCGGCGAGATCGCCCGGCTCGCACACCTCGTGCACGAATCCGAGGCGCAGTGCCTCGGCCGCGTCGATGCGCTCCCCCGTCTGGAAGTAGCGCTTCGCGGCGCGCCGACCGATCGCGGCGACGATGTACGGGCTCACCACGGCGGGGATCAGGCCGAGATTCACCTCCGAGAGCGCGAAGACGGCGGCCCCAGACGCGATGGCGATGTCGCAGCAGGCCACGAGACCCGCCCCGCCGCCGATCGCCGCGCCGTTCACGAGGGCCGTCACGGGCTTCGGAAACTCGTAGATCGTATGCATGAGGCGCGACAGCTTCATCGCATCGGCGTGGTTTTCCTCGCGCGTGTACGACGCCATGCGTCGCATCCAGTTGAGGTCCGCACCCGCCGAAAAATGCTTTCCCGCGCCCGTCAGAAAAACCGCGCGCACGTTCGCGTCGCCGGCCGCCGTGTCGAACGCGTCGATCATCCGCGCGATCAGTTCGTCGTTGAACGCGTTCCTCACCTCGGGCCGGTTCATGGTGAATGTCGCGATGCCGCGCGCATCGGTTTCGGTCAGCAGTATCTCGCCGTTCGTCATGCTCGCCTCACATGCGGAAGATGCCGAAATCCGTCGGCTCGACGGGCGCGTTGAGCGACGCCGAAATGCCCAGCGCCAGAATCATGCGCGTGTCTCCGGGATCGATGATGCCGTCGTCCCACAGGCGTGCGGTCGAGTAATACGGATGGCCCTGCGTCTCGTATTGGGCGCGGATCTCGGCGCGGAATCGCTCCTCGTCGTCCGCCGGCCACGATTCCCCGCGCTCTTCGAGTCCGTCGCGCCGGATGCGCGCGAGCACGCCGGCCGCCTGTTCGCCTCCCATCACGCTGATGCGCGAGTTGGGCCACATCCACAGAAACCTCGGCGAATACGCCCGCCCGCACATGCCGTAGTTGCCCGCGCCGAAGCTGCCGCCGATGACGACGGTGAATTTCGGCACCCGCGCGCACGCCACCGCCGTGACGAGCTTCGCGCCGTCCTTGGCGATGCCGCCGGTTTCGTATTTGCGCCCGACCATGAAGCCCGTGATGTTCTGGAGGAACACGATCGGCACCCCGCGCGCGCAGCACAGCTCAACAAAATGCGCGCCTTTCTGCGCCGATTCGGAGAAGAGAATTCCGTTGTTTGCGACGATGCCGACGGGATACCCGTGGATCGCGGCGAAACCCGTGACGAGCGTCGTGCCGTATCGGCGCTTGAACTCGTCGAACTCGCCCGCATCGACGATGCGCGCGATCACTTCGCGCACGTCGTAGGGCACGCGGGGATCAGCGGGGATCACGCCGTAGAGTTCCTCGGGATCGTGGAGCGGCGGGCGCGGGGCACGCACGGCGAGCGGAATCGACTTGCGACGATTGAGATTGGCGACGATCCGGCGGGCGATGGCGAGGGCGTGCGCGTCGTTTTCGGCGAAGTGATCGGCGACACCCGACACGCGCGTGTGAACATCCGCGCCGCCCAGTTCCTCGGCCGTGACGACCTCGCCCGTGGCGGCCTTCACGAGCGGCGGCCCGCCGAGAAAGATCGTGCCCTGCTCGCGCACGATGACCGTTTCGTCGGACATCGCCGGGACGTACGCGCCGCCCGCCGTGCTCGAGCCCATCACGACCGCGATTTGCGGAATCCCCGCCGCGGACATGTTCGCCTGATTGAAGAAGATCCGACCGAAGTGATCGCGGTCGGGGAAGACCTCGTCCTGACGCGGCAGGTTCGCGCCGCCGGAATCGACGAGATAGATGCACGGCAAGCGATTTTGCGCGGCGATCTCCTGCGCGCGCAGGTGCTTTTTGACCGACAGCGGGTAGTAGCTGCCGCCCTTCACCGTGGCGTCGTTGACCAGGATCATGCACTCGACGCCGCTCACGCGCCCGATTCCCGCCACGATGCCCGCGCAGGGGACATCCTCGTCGTACACGCCGTGCGCGGCGAGCTGCCCGAGCTCCAGAAACGGCGAGCCCACGTCGAGCAACACGCGGACGCGTTC encodes:
- a CDS encoding enoyl-CoA hydratase/isomerase family protein encodes the protein MTNGEILLTETDARGIATFTMNRPEVRNAFNDELIARMIDAFDTAAGDANVRAVFLTGAGKHFSAGADLNWMRRMASYTREENHADAMKLSRLMHTIYEFPKPVTALVNGAAIGGGAGLVACCDIAIASGAAVFALSEVNLGLIPAVVSPYIVAAIGRRAAKRYFQTGERIDAAEALRLGFVHEVCEPGDLAARRDRLAATLAAGGPVAQNLGKRLVERVANAPIDPALREELAGLIADLRGSVEAQEGMKAFLEKREPAWRKHV
- a CDS encoding methylcrotonoyl-CoA carboxylase, coding for MPTLRSSINPRSASFAANAAAMRVLVGDLRGKVERVKLGGPEAARRRHTQRGKLLARERVRVLLDVGSPFLELGQLAAHGVYDEDVPCAGIVAGIGRVSGVECMILVNDATVKGGSYYPLSVKKHLRAQEIAAQNRLPCIYLVDSGGANLPRQDEVFPDRDHFGRIFFNQANMSAAGIPQIAVVMGSSTAGGAYVPAMSDETVIVREQGTIFLGGPPLVKAATGEVVTAEELGGADVHTRVSGVADHFAENDAHALAIARRIVANLNRRKSIPLAVRAPRPPLHDPEELYGVIPADPRVPYDVREVIARIVDAGEFDEFKRRYGTTLVTGFAAIHGYPVGIVANNGILFSESAQKGAHFVELCCARGVPIVFLQNITGFMVGRKYETGGIAKDGAKLVTAVACARVPKFTVVIGGSFGAGNYGMCGRAYSPRFLWMWPNSRISVMGGEQAAGVLARIRRDGLEERGESWPADDEERFRAEIRAQYETQGHPYYSTARLWDDGIIDPGDTRMILALGISASLNAPVEPTDFGIFRM
- a CDS encoding acetyl-CoA carboxylase biotin carboxylase subunit, which encodes MFDAVLIANRGEIACRIIRTCRRLGVRTVAVYSSADAHAAFVEQADDAFAIGGPEPRDSYLRIDRLVDAARRAGAQAIHPGFGFLAENAEFAEACVAAGFAFVGPDVPAIRAMASKSEARALMERAGVPVVPGWHGDATEGGELAGHAEAVGYPLMIKATAGGGGKGMRIVHRAEDFAAALDSARREAASAFGDDRVLLERYITEGRHVEIQVFGDRHGNVVHLFERDCSVQRRHQKVIEESPAPGLAPELRAKLASAAVAAARAVDYVGAGTVEFMLDAGGDFYFLEMNTRLQVEHPVTEMVTGYDLVEWQLRVAAGEPLPVAQAQIAQRGHAIEVRVYAEDPRNEFLPSIGELRHCRLPAQNAHVRVDTGVREGDRVDVYYDPMIAKLIVWDADRRSALRRLRRALADYRIAGVTTNLTFLSALAAHPAFREGRVHTAFIDAHRDELLPTTQPASNIVLALASLFVLLRREQAAAEAAAQSGDPWSPWHLTTGWRLNEHYEHTLRFWDWGREVAVMIRFVESGFVAHFGEESLAISGEFDASGDLLADLGGARMSATVVQNGHEITVITASSTHRLLLSDLLDVEVDSERGGERIVSPMPGRVQKVFVRAGDAVERGDALIVVEAMKMEHTVRSNASGVVREVFFAEGDQVHEDAVLVDLVAEANE